GCTTGGCTGGTGAAAATACGTATAATCGGTTCAGTGTTACTCGGAGGTCATATGTTATTTCCCCCGCGTTTGTTCGAAGATGCCGACAAGCCGAACACGTCGGCTTATCGATTCTGGGAGCGCGCCGCTGAGGTGGCGTTCACTGTGATCGTGGTCGGTGTCATGTTCATGCTCGATTAGTAAAAGTACGTACTTTGTAAAGGCCGGCAAGTCCGGCCTTTTTGCACCTTTTATGCACAGTGCAAGAAGGTCAAACACCTGCTACAATGCACCCATGTCTGAGTTCGTAAATAACACAATTTTCTGGGTAGAAGTCGAAAAGATCCATCCGAATCCATACCAGCCACGAAAGGAATTTGATGAACGCCATTTGAGTGATCTTGCTGACTCCATTCGTATGTATGGTATCCTCCAGCCACTAACCGTAACTCGTAAGGAGAATATCATAGAGGATGGCGGTATGACCGTCGAGTATGAGCTTATTGCAGGTGAGCGTCGTTTGCGCGCAAGTAAACTTGCAGGGCTTACGCAGGTTCCCGTCCTTATTCAGCAAGGTTTTGTTGACCCGAAGCTCAAGCTTGAACTTGCCATTATTGAGAACCTTCAGCGTGAAGACCTCAATCCTGTTGATCGCGCATTGTCATTCGCACGTCTTGCTAATGAGTTTTCTTTGAAGCATGCGGAGATTGCTAAGAAGGTTGGTAAGAGTCGTGAATATGTCTCAAACAGCCTTCGTCTATTAGCGCTTCCTCAAGATATCATGACTGCGCTCCAGACCGGAAAGATCTCTGAGGGCCACGCACGTCCGCTCCTTATGCTTAATGACAGGCAGGCGGAACAGTCAACACTCTTCAAAGAGATCCTCTGGAAGAAGCTTACGGTGCGTGAGGCGGAACAAGTGGCTCGTCATGTTGCAAAAGAGAAGACTCGAAAGAAAGTGAACATCGATCCAAAGCTGACTCGTATGGAAGCAGAGCTTGAGGAGTCGCTTGGTACTCGGGTGCATATCGAAGCTAAAGAGAAGGGCGGACG
The nucleotide sequence above comes from Candidatus Paceibacterota bacterium. Encoded proteins:
- a CDS encoding ParB/RepB/Spo0J family partition protein, which translates into the protein MSEFVNNTIFWVEVEKIHPNPYQPRKEFDERHLSDLADSIRMYGILQPLTVTRKENIIEDGGMTVEYELIAGERRLRASKLAGLTQVPVLIQQGFVDPKLKLELAIIENLQREDLNPVDRALSFARLANEFSLKHAEIAKKVGKSREYVSNSLRLLALPQDIMTALQTGKISEGHARPLLMLNDRQAEQSTLFKEILWKKLTVREAEQVARHVAKEKTRKKVNIDPKLTRMEAELEESLGTRVHIEAKEKGGRLVIDFFAAEDVQALIDRINARNALADARALRDGIMGAGKREMENIQGATPIRFEASPAPTPAVLETTVIASAAASYPAYGTYQRDAESHTHPETSIPQAFHQVDAPAVDTPHYIEEQPVYPVSDSVSEAISEVIPQELFKGSEIEEPLDDRSSHEQRASLDSDEDLYSVSGFNI